In one window of Euwallacea similis isolate ESF13 chromosome 4, ESF131.1, whole genome shotgun sequence DNA:
- the LOC136408025 gene encoding uncharacterized protein, translating to MLEEGRESVVIPLVPRADPWKLRKVYELACWNLEKKIRIKLYLPEGTTTGGEVAKGPGSKRKEEGVVIYSDTLRRVFQLVANSQTKVNIGTVRETKKGEVLFTLPKGGEQGEELKDILGKGLGENKVRSGGYGQTVVFQITGMDGVTTGDEAIGAVAAATGLDHKKLRLKGLRTSYGSCQTATILVREGDAADLRGVTSLRVGMNMCRLRERKDTGRCYRCWESGHRAQEYKGVDRTRLCSRCGKEGHRARECKDPRYCPFCKAEGPGCMGPGKVLAGGRGTTSKNTGGPEPGPTEKKDEAPEATGNRNADQRRCLQINLDRKRVATDQLFQTIREQGIDVVLGQEPNKALKDVIRDRDDDAFIWLKGWMRTRSIHRDRGFVAVKLGRLALVSVYFSPNRARVLIAGNLNAKCAMFGSDITNAYGRVLEEFVGARELTPLNIGAKWTFDNKNGRSVIDVTMGGSIVAGTNRGDRPESLGRMDKRKTDGWIVTAKGLSKLNRYVCENVLGGGTEPDQIVREIGEDSTSPCLGRTEERIAGKRCIGGMKLMTRIRGSRETNEGRRVAEEEYVRTKKILKESIRNAKGDAWKKLCNDLEADVWGLGYKIVAGKLGLLKPSHLAEADMLKRVEGLFSVRDRIRWDRVVTGAEDVEWVSAEEIRQAARELGSRKAPELDGIPNEVIKTYLGINPQGMADCVTNILVTGEFPKNRKRARLVLVEKPKRDLGAEASYRPICLIDGLGKVAEKIIKTRLMTQVVEHGMLDKNQFGFVKGRCTIDAMRAVTRIVEKFRETSYTHAGLCVMVNIDVKNAFNSAPWDHIVETLKGSPAPIQQLPNGEVRELSCGVPQGSVLGPVLWNLYYDELLKLDYPKGVTPVAYADDLVLVITAESRKILGPKRPCRRSLTRSVPKGSAWCPRRPRWYETSASVKYLEVWFSKDARFGEHIRRTADKLGGIIRKLNGTLPRVNGWVMIEGG from the exons ATGCTGGAGGAAGGGAGGGAAAGCGTAGTCATCCCGCTAGTACCGAGGGCTGATCCGTGGAAACTTCGAAAGGTGTACGAGCTCGCATGCTGGAACCTGGAGAAGAAAATCAGGATCAAGCTATACTTGCCTGAAGGGACAACCACTGGGGGGGAAGTAGCCAAAGGTCCGGGTTCAAAGAGAAAAGAAGAGGGGGTCGTGATTTACAGTGATACTCTCCGCAGGGTATTCCAGCTGGTCGCAAACAGCCAGACCAAAGTGAACATCGGGACGGTCAGAGAGACGAAAAAGGGGGAGGTGCTCTTCACGCTCCCTAAGGGGGGAGAACAGGGGGAGGAGCTGAAGGACATATTGGGAAAAGGACTAGGGGAGAATAAGGTCAGGTCTGGGGGTTACGGGCAGACTGTCGTATTCCAAATTACAGGAATGGACGGGGTAACTACGGGGGATGAGGCCATCGGAGCAGTGGCTGCTGCGACTGGGCTGGATCACAAGAAGCTTCGGCTGAAAGGACTCCGCACGAGCTATGGGAGCTGCCAGACAGCCACCATTCTCGTCAGAGAGGGGGATGCAGCCGATCTCCGAGGTGTGACCAGCCTGAGGGTCGGCATGAACATGTGCCGACTCAGGGAGCGGAAGGACACCGGAAGATGCTACCGCTGCTGGGAATCAGGACACCGGGCCCAGGAGTACAAAGGGGTTGACAGGACCCGGTTGTGCTCCCGATGCGGGAAGGAGGGGCACAGGGCGAGGGAATGCAAAGATCCTCGCTACTGCCCCTTCTGTAAAGCGGAAGGACCCGGCTGCATGGGACCGGGTAAAGTACTTGCAGGTGGGCGGGGAACAACCTCCAAAAACACAGGTGGGCCAGAGCCAGGGCCGACGGAGAAGAAGGACGAGGCACCGGAGGCTACCGGGAACAGGAATGCGGATCAAAGAAG ATGTTTGCAGATCAACCTGGACAGGAAACGAGTCGCTACCGACCAGCTGTTCCAGACGATCAGAGAACAGGGCATCGATGTCGTTCTAGGACAAGAACCGAACAAAGCCTTGAAAGATGTAATCCGGGATAGAGACGATGATGCGTTCATCTGGCTGAAAGGCTGGATGAGGACGAGGTCCATACACAGGGACCGGGGGTTCGTGGCGGTGAAGCTGGGCCGGTTGGCGCTGGTCTCAGTATACTTTTCGCCAAATAGAGCACGA GTCCTCATAGCAGGGAACTTGAATGCAAAGTGCGCGATGTTTGGCTCTGACATCACGAATGCCTATGGAAGGGTCCTGGAGGAGTTCGTTGGGGCAAGAGAACTCACCCCACTCAACATCGGGGCGAAGTGGACGTTCGATAACAAGAACGGAAGATCGGTCATAGACGTGACCATGGGTGGCTCTATTGTGGCGGGTACG AATCGTGGGGATAGACCTGAAAGTCTGGGAAGGATGGATAAGAGGAAGACTGACGGATGGATCGTGACAGCGAAAGGTTTGAGTAAGTTGAATAGATACGTATGTGAGAATGTTTTAGGAGGCGGAACTGAGCCGGACCAAATAGTGAGGGAAATCGGGGAAGACTCAACGAGTCCTTGCTTAGGAAGAACGGAAGAACGGATAGCAGGAAAGCGGTGTATTGGTGGAATGAAACT GATGACAAGAATAAGGGGGAGCAGGGAGACGAATGAAGGTAGAAGGGTGGCTGAAGAAGAGTATGTGAGAACGAAGAAGATCCTGAAGGAATCCATTAGGAATGCCAAGGGGGATGCGTGGAAGAAGTTGTGCAACGACCTGGAGGCGGACGTCTGGGGTCTCGGCTACAAGATTGTGGCTGGGAAGCTTGGTCTCCTGAAACCGAGCCACCTGGCAGAAGCGGACATGCTGAAGCGGGTGGAGGGACTGTTCTCGGTGAGGGATAGGATAAGATGGGATAGGGTTGTTACAGGTGCTGAGGATGTGGAGTGGGTTTCGGCGGAGGAGATCCGACAGGCGGCCCGGGAACTCGGGAGCAGGAAGGCTCCAGAGTTGGACGGAATTCCAAATGAAGTCATTAAGACCTACCTTGGGATTAATCCCCAAGGGATGGCAGACTGTGTCACGAACATCTTGGTGACAGGGGAATTCCCGAAGAACCGGAAGAGGGCCCGGCTCGTCCTGGTGGAGAAGCCGAAGAGGGACCTGGGAGCGGAGGCATCGTACCGGCCCATCTGTCTTATCGATGGACTCGGGAAGGTCGCTGAGAAGATCATCAAGACCAGGCTGATGACCCAAGTTGTCGAACATGGTATGCTTGACAAGAATCAGTTTGGTTTTGTTAAGGGTAGGTGCACCATAGACGCCATGCGGGCTGTAACGCGGATCGTGGAGAAATTCAGGGAGACCAGCTACACACATGCGGGCCTTTGCGTGATGGTAAATATTGACGTTAAGAACGCGTTTAACTCAGCACCCTGGGACCACATAGTGGAGACACTGAAGGGGTCCCCGGCCCCCATTCAGCAG TTGCCTAACGGGGAGGTCCGGGAACTATCGTGTGGGGTGCCTCAGGGGTCCGTTTTAGGCCCGGTGTTGTGGAACCTGTATTACGACGAACTGCTGAAGCTAGACTATCCAAAGGGCGTCACCCCAGTGGCGTACGCGGACGATCTGGTGTTGGTGATTACGGCGGAGAGCAGAAAGATACTAGGACCAAAGAGACCATGTAGAAGGTCATTGACACGTTCCGTGCCAAAGGGCTCAGCATGGTGTCCGAGAAGACCGAGATG GTATGAGACGAGTGCAAGTGTCAAGTACCTGGAGGTGTGGTTCAGCAAGGATGCTAGGTTCGGCGAACACATTCGTAGGACAGCTGACAAGTTGGGGGGAATAATCCGCAAACTGAATGGCACTCTCCCCAGAGTAAATGGCTGGGTTATGATAGAAGGCGGGTGA